CTTTGCAGAATCCTTcccacttcccccaccccacccagctcCCTCCCTGCAACAGCCATCAAAAAGGGGCCACgaggcctcctcctcttcctcatgaCAGgatctttggcttccccccttcctccactcccccctttcccccagcagGCTCCGCTCTTCCTTCATCcccgttgccccccccccaacacagtgCCCTGTCCTTTTGAGTTCACGCAGGCTGAATGGGGGGCCGTCCTTTCCTCCACGCTTAACAACTCCCCCCCATTACACAGTGCTTTCCTTCTCCTGCTGCAGGTTGGGTGCTGATCGCTGTCGGCGCATGCGTGGGGGGGTTTCGCTGTCAGGGTTGCCGGGCCGGTGCTGGGGGTAGGGCTGGTGCTGGCGGGGGTAGTAGTTGTGCTTGCGGGCTGGGTACTGCTCCTGGCCTTGTCCGCGCCGGCCCCGATGCCCGCCCTCCAGGGAGTTGCGCCGGGCTGGGCGGGCCGCACGTTTCTGCTGGGGCTGGGGACTGCCTCGACGGGCGGGCTGGGGGCTCGGAGGCTGGGGGGCCTCCACACTGGCCCCCGGCTCCTTCTCCCCACTGCCGCCGCCCCCCACCATGAAAGCAGTGTTGGGCCCCCAGGAGTAGCGGTGCTGGGGGTTGCTCTTGAAGGGGAAGCGCAGCTTGCAGTCCTGCGGGGGGATGAATTTGCCAGGCGCGGTTCCCTGCGGCTGGCTGCGGCGCAGGGACcggctgagctgctgctgctgcaggttcTGGAGCCGGGCCTGCTCCTGCCGAAGCCAGCGGAGGCGCCCACGGCGGAAAGCAGGGTCCTTCTCCATCAGGCGGGTGACCCGGTCAGAGCAGGAGGTTGCCTCCATCTCCTCCTTGCTGCCCGGCTGCTCCGCAGCTTCGCTGTCCACTGCCAGGTCTTCGGCAAGCAGCAAGGAGCCCCATTCGTTCTCTAGGTCTTCGTCCTCCTGcggtgaagtggggggggggagagaaaggggcacACGCATGAAACTGCCATATACAGAATTAGATCATCAGTCCCATCAAAGGCAGTCTTGTCCACTGACTGGAAGCAGccttccggggtctcaggcacacGGAGGTCCTGCCCATCGCCTGCTCTTTTTTCTACAGCGGCCGGAAatggcacctgggaccttctgcaagccaagcggaggctcttccacagagccacagccgctccctgGGCCTCCATGGGAGTCTGCTCGGTCCCCCCTTTTGTGGCCTCCATCCCAATCTCTGCCCCCAGCTCTCAACATTCTGGGGAAGGGGCCACGTCCAACAAAAGCCAGCAAGCAACGGAATTCTGCCCCAAGGGAATAATACATGTCAgagaattccctccccccaaagcacCCCATCCCACTCCGTGGGCGTGTTATTGATCTGTTGCAGAATTCAGCTTCTCTTGCTGTAAAACTGGgcagagggtggagtctggggcaGGTCTGAGTCCAGCACCCAGACACAGAGACCCAGGAGGAATGCTCAGGGCCAGCTTCCACAGCCTGCTTCTCTGGGGCTTCGGCAacgctttctcctccccccccccccacacaaccaCCTGCAAGGGTAGTTTTGGGAGAAAAAATCACAAGAGACTTTTGGGTGCTCAGAAGGTGGAAAGACAGGCGACCTCTGCTCAGCAACCATCAGACTGCAGATCTTTGTGGAAGACTCATTCTTGCCAAGTTTGAACccagcccaggctaacctgccttcagatctgggaagctaagcagggttggccctggtcagcacttggatgggagaccacccaggaagtccagggttgcttcgcagaaggaggtgatggcaaaccaccctctgaatgtcttttgccttgaaaaccccttgaggcgtcacttgacggcacttcccaccaacaACCACCAAGTTTGAAACCACCAAGGACACATGATGGAAGTGTGGCGGTGGTCGCAGCAGCTCACCTGGGCAGAGATGGGGATAACCCGCTCCATCTTGACCACACGATCCCGCAGAGAGCGGATCTCTTCATCCTTCATGTTGTTCTGGATTTTCACCTCTTGAAGGATATCGGTCAACTTGTCGATGTGAGCTCGGAGGTCATCTACGTCAGTCCCGGGGGCACCGGCTCGGCCATCGGAGGCCCCCCCACCAGCATTGCTGTAGGTCACGGTCCCATCGGCCTCGCCCACCCCCACAGTGTCCCACACATCCCGGGCCACGGCCCGCCAGCTGTCCCGCTCGTTGGGGTCCCGCTTCCCGTAGAGGCGGCAGAGCTCTTTCATCTTGACAATGCTCATGGCCTCGATTTCCTGGCGGGAGTGGCGGAAGTCGTTGAGCGCCACCTCGTAACAGATCTCCTTGACGGCTTGCATCTTGAGGTCGGCCAGTGTCAGCCAGCGGGGGTCCTTGGCCAACCGGCGGCGCTGCGGGATCTGGTAAACACGCAACGGCTCCCGCTTCTTGCCCGAGCTCGGCAGGCCGCACCGACGCACAATGGTTTGCACTTTGGTGGCTGGGAGCTTCTCCCTCAGCGAGGAAATGAGGCGCCAGCTCTCCTCGCACGAGCGCTTGTCTGAATCATCGCCACTGTCCGAGTCTGCATACTgccggggagggaagagggaagggctAGACGGAGGACAGATTACCACACAGAGAGCCCCTGTCCCCCGCCTGTAGGCCTTCCAAGGGCAGTGAGTGGGGCGCAGGTATCATACCCTGCATGAATCAGCAATCTGTTGGcgagaccaggggtccccaactacACCACCAATGCCTTTCGTGGAGTGTTTTCAGAACATGCTGGTGGGGCCAGCAGAGCTTCTGTTTGGCCACTGGAGATATGGAAGATACTCAGCTGACTGTTTCTTAGCTAACTCAATATGTATATTTGTGTGTACACAAgaaagtaattttaaacaataggCTACAATCCGAGTTatatataacctcactccctgaaatGATGTGGTTAGCTCTCCTCCTGCAACAGCTGCTTTGTGACTGTGTCAGGTTTCCAAACATGCCCACTAACtcgaaaaggctggggacccctgagcttGACAGGCTGTTGGTGTGATGGCGCACAGCTGTGCCAGCAAACAGGGGTGGCAGCAATGCTGGGCACATCCGCCCCCTGCAGAACACTGATCGGAAGTAGTCACTCAGCCTCCCTGAGGTGCTCAACGAACATCCCCCCGCTGCCTGGGAAATGGAGACCGGTCGACCCTCGCCCCCGTACCAGCC
This sequence is a window from Euleptes europaea isolate rEulEur1 unplaced genomic scaffold, rEulEur1.hap1 scaffold_136, whole genome shotgun sequence. Protein-coding genes within it:
- the LOC130493073 gene encoding kinesin-like protein KIF1C, translated to SVPLLPFTVSPASPLILCLTQTPHLVNLNEDPLMSECLLYHIKDGITRVGQENVDVKLTGQFIKERHCLFRSVTTESGEVVVTLEPCEGAETYVNGKQVTETLVLRSGNRIVMGKNHVFRFNHPEQARMERERNPPLESQPEPVDWNFAQRELLEKQGIDIKLEMEKRLHDLENQYRREKEEADLLLEQQRLYADSDSGDDSDKRSCEESWRLISSLREKLPATKVQTIVRRCGLPSSGKKREPLRVYQIPQRRRLAKDPRWLTLADLKMQAVKEICYEVALNDFRHSRQEIEAMSIVKMKELCRLYGKRDPNERDSWRAVARDVWDTVGVGEADGTVTYSNAGGGASDGRAGAPGTDVDDLRAHIDKLTDILQEVKIQNNMKDEEIRSLRDRVVKMERVIPISAQEDEDLENEWGSLLLAEDLAVDSEAAEQPGSKEEMEATSCSDRVTRLMEKDPAFRRGRLRWLRQEQARLQNLQQQQLSRSLRRSQPQGTAPGKFIPPQDCKLRFPFKSNPQHRYSWGPNTAFMVGGGGSGEKEPGASVEAPQPPSPQPARRGSPQPQQKRAARPARRNSLEGGHRGRRGQGQEQYPARKHNYYPRQHQPYPQHRPGNPDSETPPRMRRQRSAPNLQQEKESTV